DNA sequence from the Flavobacterium lipolyticum genome:
AGCAGGTTGTCCATCTATCTCATACAATACATTGGCTTCTGATCGGGTAATAATTCTTTCGGGACCAAAAGAGCTCCATCCTCCAAAACTCGAAAACGAAATTTCTAAAGTCTCGCCATAAAATCCAATTAAAACAACTTCTCCTTCTTTTGGATTTTCTTTGTAAGAAGCCAACGTTTTCTCAAATTTCGCGTCATCTCCACACATACCGCCCGAGATAGAAACTTTATTTTGAATACAATTTTCAAACCCCTCAATAAGCGAACTTCCGTTTACGAAACTTCCTTCTGAAAGTACAAATAAATGCTTTAAATTTTTTTTCGGTATCTGTTGATAAAGAGAATCCCCTAAAGTATTCGCATTTTTTTTGTAATTAAAAATATTATCCGTTCTAATTTCAAAGCTGCTTTTTTCAAACTCTATAGCAGTAACTACGATAGAATCATCAAATACATTTGCATCGATAATTTCGCCTGCTGTAGAACCAAATACCAGATGTTCGTAAGGAAACTCCTTTCTAATCGCTTCAATGACTTCCAGACGTTCTAATTGCATTCTGTTTCCGAAAACAAGTACAAGTGGATTTTTTAATTCCCCTTCCTTTTTCAGATACTCCCAATTTTTATTCTTTTTTTTATACGCTTGAATTATTTTCATAGTTTCTATTTTGGTAATTTAATAAAGAAGGTTGTACCTTTAGTAAGTTCACTTTCAATCCAAATTTTTCCGTTGTAATTTTTGACTATTTTTTTTACAATAGACAATCCAATACCTGTTGATCTTTTATTAGAACTAAAAGATTGAAACATTTTAAAAATTTTTTCCTGATTCTTCAGAGCAATACCGGGTCCATTGTCTTTAATTGCAAAAACATAGTGCTTTTTTTCCTCTTCCCAACTTATTTCAATAATTCCCAGAGGCTTGTCAATATAATTTACCGCGTTGCTTATAATATTTAAAAACAATTGTTGCATTCTAAATCGTTCTGCCTTAATTGTTGGCAGTTCATTTTTTACCAAAACCTGAATGTTTTTTGGTATATGAATAATATCAATTATTTTACTTATTTCAAGATTCAAATTGATGCTTTCAGTAATCATTTCTATATCATCTACTTTAGAATATGTTAGAATTCCTTCAATCAAATGATCCATTTTCTCCACTTTGTCTTCTATCATATTGAGATATTTAACTGTTTGTGCATTAAACTCTTTATCACTGTCCTCTTTGATCCATGTAACCAGAGAATGTATACTTTGCAGCGGTGACTTTAAATCATGTGATACAATTTGAGCATAATCATTGAGCTGCTCATTCTGTTTTTCTAATTTTTTAAGCAACTCCTCTTTTTGTAATTCCAGGTTTTTTTGTTTAGTTATGTCTAGATGTATTCCTATTGAACCAATTACTTCACCATTGACATTGTAATTGGGCGCACCACTAATTAGCCAATGCCTTGTTTCTCCTTTCTTATTAATAGAGGCTACTTCATAAGAATCTGACTTCCCATTAATACGCTCTTTATTTTTAAAAGTAACTAATTTTTTATCTTCAGGATGCAGCAAAATTTCAGATGCTTTGTTGCCTAACAAATCAATCAAAGAAAAACCGCTCATATCACAAAAGCACTGATTAGCCAATTGTATTATATCATCCTTATCTACTTCCAATAAACCCATATTCATATTGGCAATAATATTTCGATATTTTTCTTTTTCTGCTTCCAGGCTTTCTTTATACTTTTTTTTAATTGTAATGTCTTCAAAGCTCCATAAATGACCGTCATTTTTGTTCCCTTTAGATATAGTAATAAAGCTTCTTTCATACACGCGTCCATCGGCCAGTTCAATTTCTTCAGAAAATACATTTTTTTTGTTTCTTAAAATTTCTTCAACTCTTTCAATAAACTCATCTGGTCTTTTAAAAAAGTATTTATTTTCCTCAGTGGCCATTTTTGAATCAAAACCTATCATCTCTTCTGGTTCTCCTTTAAAATCAAATAAATCACAAAAGCGTTTATTGGCAATTAGAACCTTTCTATCCTCATCTTCTAATAAAATACCAGATTGAAGATTGGTAATTAACGAAGTCAAACGATTCTCAGAATCTATAAGCTGTTGATTGAATTCTTTTTCCTGACTTATATTTTCTTCAATAGCAAAATACTTAATCACTTCTCCGTGTTTGTTATGCAGTGCCTGTCCCTGCACTCTAACCCAATATTTTTCTTTAAATTTTGTATAATTTAAGATTTCACAAGTGAAAGGAAGTCCTTGTTTTATTTGATTTTTTAAATAGGTAATGGTGTCTGGATTAGTTGCTTCTCCTTGCAATAAATGACCTGGACTCTGACCAATCAATTCTTCCTTAGAATAACCAGTCATTTTGGTAAAACTACTATTGATCCACTCTATTTTACCTGACTTGTCACAAATAATGACTGCACTTATATTTTTATCAGCTATCGAGGACAGTAATAAAAGTTGTTCTTCTTTTTGCTTGACTTCTGAAATATCCTCAATCATTGCAAAATATTGAATCACTTTTTTGGAGGGATCTAGAATGGGCTGTCCGACCGTTTTAGACCAAAAAGTACTTCCATTTTTTCTAGCATGCAAAATTTCTACCTCAAAAGCATTTCCATCGTAAAAAGCACTGATCATTCTACGGATTTCCTCTTTATCCGATAAAGGATCTGAACCTACCTCTAAAGGTGTTTTACCAATAATTTCATCTTTCTCATATCCTGTCAATTTAAGATAAGCATCATTACACCAAAATATCTTTCCATCCGGATATGTAAATAAAATGCCATTTTTATTTGTTTTTGCTACCATGGACAGCTTATTTAGCTCCTCATGATTTCTTTTTTGTTCTGTAATATCACGTCCATAGATCTTCACATAGTACTGTTCCTGCATACTTTTACAAACAAAGGAGTAACACTTACCATTACTCTCCGCTTCAAACATCCATCTTTTTTTTGTTTTATCTATTTTATGGACGATGAACTTGAAAAAATCCTTAATTTCATAATTAATTCCATGGTATGTAAGTCTTTTTAAATTCTGAGTTGCTGGATTCATTTTTAATAAATGCCCCTCAAAATCAATCCGAATTAATAGATCCTGATTTTGAGTAGGAAATAGTTCTCTATCATCAATTTCCTTATTGTCCACTTTTAATTCATTTTCCTCGTGATGTATTATAGTCAAAGACTTTTGTAATGCGGCATCAGACTTATCACGATTGTACATTAAATCAAATAAATCTAATGATGCATCGTGCTGAGCAAAATCATAAAGAGAGAGTTTTTTTTCTTCAAAATTTTTATCAGAAGTAAGCCAATTACTGCCTAAAAACAAATAGCCATTACCATATTTTTCAAATTGCCCTCGGAGCAAGATTTCATTCCTGAGTGATTTGATTATGACCAATTGATTTGTGATCTTATAAAAGTTGTCACTGTTTAGCTCTTCCAAAAATGGTTTGGTGATGGCAAATGAATACAAAAAATAGTCATTGCTTTTTAAGTCAGGAAGAATTTTGATTAAACTTCTACCTCTATCTTGGATAAGTAAGTTTTGATCGAGCAGAACATAAAAAGGGAAAAACCTATTGAATGTCTCACTATCAAAATGAAATTGAGAATTTTCCATACCTCTACCTCCTTTAATTTTAAAATTTTATTTGTACATAATCTAATCCTCGCAACACTATCCTATTTGGAATGTTTTTAACACCAGAAAACAGCTAAGCCAACTACTAAAACGACCTCAAATTCTAATTACTCGTTTTTACCAGAATTGTACTTCAGGAGTGCTATTTTTATTAAAATATTAAATATTTAAATTTCAAATCGTTTTCAATTAAAAAAAAGCAGATTAACAAAAAACGTTATTTTTTTTTCTATAAGACTAAATTTAAAAAATCGTGATATTTTTTTACTGCGAAATTAATTCATTTGTACTCCAATAATCAAGTAGTTTTTTTATTCTATCTACATAATCCTCATATTTAAGTGGTTTTAAAACATAGCCCGCAATACCTATTTTATAACACTCCATAACATCCCTATGATTGTTAGAAGTCGTTAAGATAATTGCTGGTATGTATTTTAACACATCATCCGCTTTTAAGATAGTCAAAAACTCGATTCCGTTTAATTTAGGCATATTGAGGTCTAAAACAATAATATCCGGAATTATTTCTTTCATTTTCAATACATTAACCGCTTCCTCACCATTATCTGCTTCGATGATTCGATGATTGAGTTCTAAACTTTTTAGCACTCTATTGAATTTCATCACTTCAATTACATCATCTTCTATTAATAGTATATTTAATGATTTTGCCATTTTTCTTATTATTTAAATTTTAATGCATACTTATTCAATTTCAAATGTATTTCATTAACGTAAGAGTAAAGATTCTTTTTCGTCAAATCATAACAAAGTGTAGACAACTGGAAAAAAAGTGTCGGTGAATAGTATTTATGCAGGTAATCCATTATAAAAATAAAATTAAAACAATTTTAAACCTCAATATTTTTTCGCACTCAATAGTGATTGAATATCATTTTTGAAATTTTATAAGTACCAAAACCGATATTAATTATAACAAGTTAGAATATCAAACAAGATCTTTTTGTGAACTCGTCTAAAATATTGTTCCATTATTGCAGCAACTTCCAGAATTACGTTGCCATTTTTTGTTGACTTTTTCTTTACAAAAATCAATTTTGAAATCGCCTACCTTTTCAAAAAAAACTTCCTAAGTACCAAAAATATGACACCCCTTTTTTTCCAAAATCCCTAAGTTTTTATGCCAATTAAAATCAGTAAAGGTGATGTAATTCTAGTGAAGTGCTATTTTTCTACTACAAAAACATTTTCTATTCTACTTTCATTAAAGAAAAAAACATAAATGCTTATTATAGACGCATAAAACGTTGCGACAAAAATTCCATCCTAATCTTTTATGATCTGTATAGAATTTAGCAGTTGTACTCTTTGGGTAAAGTAAAACAAAAACAAGCACCTTTTTTATTGGCTTCTCTATTCTTCAAATAGATAGTACCTCCTACTCTATCTATTATGGCTTTTATTGTTGACAAGCCAATACCGGCATTCTTCTCATATTTTGAACTAACCGTTTCAAATAATTCAAATACTTTTTCCCAGTATTCTTCTGGTATGCCTGGTCCATCATCTTCATAGACAAAAAAACAACTAGTTTCATTTTCTGTTAGTGATATCCAAACATTACATTCCTGTTTATCAGTATGTTTTACTGTATTTGATAAAAGATTTTGAATAATTTGAACAAAACCTATTTTTGAATGCCTTATTATGGTATTACAATTCCTATAGTGAATATAAGTTGGAACATATAAAGCACCATTATCAACTATATATTGAATAATACTTTCGACATTAAAATCTTCAAAATGAATTTGATCGTTACTAACTTTCGTATATTCTAAAATGCCATTAATCAAGAAATCCATGTATTCATTTCTAGAATAAATCAAATCAATCCAGGCCTCTATCTCTGTGTTTTTGATGAGTGTATTATAATCTTCTTTTATAAAAATTAATAACGAATTTACACCTCGAATTGGAACTTTTAAATCATGACTAAGACGATGAGCAAATTGGCTCAACCGTATATTTTTTTTCATAATCTCATCATTCAAATCTTCCAAAAATTTATTTTTTTTATGAAGTTCAAATAGAGAAATCACTTGGTTTGCCAATGCCTTTAATGATTCTTGCTGACTATATGTAAGACCTTCTCTTGGTTTGCTATCAATAACACAGAGAGTACCTAATGAATAACCGTCCTTGGTGTTTAAAGGAGCACCTGCATAAAATATTACGTTCGGAGCATTTATACTTAATGGATTATCATGAAATCTTTGGTCTTTAGAGGCATCTGGAATAATAAAAAGTTCATTAGGCGTATTTATTGCATGTGCACAAAAAGCAAAATCTCTCGGTGTTTCGGTTACATCTAAACCATGATGTGATTTGAACCATTGTCGATTCTGATCTATTAATGTTACCAATGCAATAGGGGCGTCACAAATTTGGGCCGCTATTTTGGTTAAGGAATCATACTCTTCTTCTGGGAGGGTATCTAGTATATTATAACTGCTTAATGCTTCGAATCTAAAAGCTTCATTTTTAGGAACTTCAGGTTTATACATATTAGACAGATTTTTATTTTCAAGTAAAACTAAAACATATCCTATTTTTTTTATAAAAATAAGAAAAGTTTTAAATAATTTTGACATTCCTAAAGTTAAAATCCGATGTTTTAATAAGATTCTGTCACATCCGCAATATAAATCTAAGAAAAATCAGAGGTCCGAAAATTATGCAGCCAATTTGCAAAATGATTTAAACATAATTTTTTCAGGCTTAAACATCTGATTCTTTCTCAACATATGTATAACCTCGATCCCACCCAAGGTTCTTTTCGCAGATTCAAAATTTTTGAAACCCAAACCATTTTGTACCCTCCATTTTATAAAACGATAGTCCTACTCGACGATATTATTGAGATATTTTACACTGTCGAATCTTAATCTTTGTGAATGAGCGTTTGTTATAAACTTTGATAGCGGCAGTATTACAATCACTTTTATCAATGTTTATTACTCTGGTTTGTAGTTATGACTAATTGCTTTAATTAGAAACAACTGAGTACTCATTCTCTGTCTTTTTCTGGTCAAAAGAAAATCTACTGTATGGCCAAATTTATCTACCAGTACAATATAAATAACACCAGATATCTTTCAGTTTGATATAGATTTTATAGATTTGTCTCTACCATTAGGCTAATGTGTGTTCTTAGAAATAAAAAAATATTTAACCAGACTATCTTAAATTGACTAGCCAAATTGCACGAAAAAAGGATTAAATCTTTAAATGATGAATAATTCAGGTACAAAAAAGAATAAAATAATAAATCTTGAACCTAAAGAACTGAAAACGAGTTATCAATTAAGATTTTATAATTAACGTTTGTTTAGTTACACATATATTAGACGGAAGTAAAAAAATAATAAAGAATAAAAATTAATGAATGATATTCGACAAAGTTTAAGTCAATTTATGAGTTTGGCTGATGAAGAGTTTGACTTAATTAAATCTAAATTGGAGGTAGAAGAGATTAAAACAAATACCATAATTATAAAGATTAATCAAAAAGTTTCAAAGCTATATTTTGTAAAATCAGGTTTATTGAGAACTTACTTCTTATCTGATGGGAAAGAAATAAATACCTATTTTGCTTGTAATGGACAATTTATAACTTCCTTTTCTAGCTATATCACACAAACACCATCAATCCAATATTTAGAAGCTCTTGAGTCAAGTACATTGTATTCAATTACATTTGAACAATTAAACAATCTATACGAAAGCTATCCTAAATTTGAAAAATTTGGAAAAATTTTAGCAGAACAAAACTATTTATGTGTATTAGAAAGGATGATTTACTTACAGTCGAAATCAGCAAAAGAGAAGTATCTATATTTTATTGAAAAATATGAAAAAAAAATTGTCCAAAGAGTTCCACAACTACATATCGCAAGTTATTTGGGCATTACTCCGGAAACATTGAGCAGGGTAAGAAAAGAAATTTCTATTTCTTGACATTTGTCAATGCCAAGCAGTGAAATGTACTGCAATTTTGCTAAAAAAAAAGCAAAATGAAAAAAAATACACTTTCTCTCATCGTAATGGCTTCAGTCTTTGTATCAATTCTATCCATAAACTCTTGTAATAGTATTTTAGAGGTTTCTAAAATAGAAACAAATAGGGCTTTTAATACAAGGACAAATAATAAAGTACAGTTTTCAATCATTGAAACAGGAACAGCAAAAACACAAAAGGCGTTTGCGTTTAAAGGTGGTAGCTTGTTTGAAAACCTTAAAATTGCACATATTTCTGTTTGGGTCAAACACCCTAATGGCGATTTTTTATTTGACACAGGACTTGGAGATAGTATTAATATTCAATTTGATAAGGGAATGTCGTTCTTTCATAAACTAATGTTTAAGTATAAAAAGGGACAAAGTGTCAAAGAACAATTATTATTAAATGGGTTAAATAATAATTCAATAAGAACTATTATTTTATCCCATTTGCATTGGGATCACGCAAGTGGGATTAATGACTTTCCAAATTCGGATATTTATACTACTGAAGAAGAGCTAAAATTTGCACAATCAAACAAATCCTTTTCGCCAGCATTTATAAAATCTCAATATAACAACAAATCTACAAAATGGAAATTTCTTAATTTTGAAAAAAATAAATACGAATTTTTTGAAGAATCTTGCGATTTTTTTGGCGACGGAAGTGTGATTTTTGTAAAACTGCCTGGACATACGCTTGGTTCAATAGGAATGTTTATCAATGGGCAAAAAAGATACTTTTTTACAGGTGATGTCACTTGGGCTATTGAAGGTTTTAAAAGACCATCATCCAAAAATAGAATACCAAGTAAATTAGTTGACTACGATAAAAATAAACTAGATACAACCATTATAAAGATACATACCTTAATGAAATTAGATACAAATTTAGTAGTTATACCTGCACACGACTTTGAAATCCAAAAAACATTAAAACATTTTCCTGAATTTCAATACTAATGATTGAGTTAGAATCCAATAATGTATTTGATGATGAAATCAAACATAAAAAAGAACGAACCGCTAACAAGTGTTTATAGAATTTACAAAAACAATTCAAACATACTATTCCTATCACACACTATAGACTCAGAACACGATACTGTCGAAAGACTTAAAGCTTATACTAAAGTGACAGAATATCTAATAAATGGTATTTTGTAACTGGTAATAGAGATAGTATTTACAGTATTGCACCAAAAGTTGTTTTGCAACCACATATAAAGATTCAAAAGAACCAAGTAATTATGTTCATAGTGCGGATATTCTGGACAAAGTGAGCAGTATAAATGAACTCAAAAAGGTGTCTAAAAATTAGGAAAATGTTTTTTTTTGTGGAAGATCAAAAGTTAACAGACTTAAGTTCAAATATTACTAAAAAAATAACACCTATTATAACTAATAATAACTATAATTTTGATTGATCAAGTCTGAATTGAAAATTACTGTTGCTGTCAACTGTTTTAAAATCAATCTTTCCCCAAACATAGCACACACTATTATTTATTGATTGAA
Encoded proteins:
- a CDS encoding Crp/Fnr family transcriptional regulator; amino-acid sequence: MNDIRQSLSQFMSLADEEFDLIKSKLEVEEIKTNTIIIKINQKVSKLYFVKSGLLRTYFLSDGKEINTYFACNGQFITSFSSYITQTPSIQYLEALESSTLYSITFEQLNNLYESYPKFEKFGKILAEQNYLCVLERMIYLQSKSAKEKYLYFIEKYEKKIVQRVPQLHIASYLGITPETLSRVRKEISIS
- a CDS encoding FIST signal transduction protein, with the protein product MKIIQAYKKKNKNWEYLKKEGELKNPLVLVFGNRMQLERLEVIEAIRKEFPYEHLVFGSTAGEIIDANVFDDSIVVTAIEFEKSSFEIRTDNIFNYKKNANTLGDSLYQQIPKKNLKHLFVLSEGSFVNGSSLIEGFENCIQNKVSISGGMCGDDAKFEKTLASYKENPKEGEVVLIGFYGETLEISFSSFGGWSSFGPERIITRSEANVLYEIDGQPALDLYKKYLGDKANQLPQASLLYPLNVTPEGKLQAVVRTILNINNDDQSMILAGDAPENAKVQLMMASVDAIAEGASQAAILAMKNRKNHPQLALLVSCVGRKLVMNQRVEEEIEHVQEIIGNKVAITGFYSYGEMAPFSDNTFCELHNQTMTLTLISE
- a CDS encoding response regulator; translation: MAKSLNILLIEDDVIEVMKFNRVLKSLELNHRIIEADNGEEAVNVLKMKEIIPDIIVLDLNMPKLNGIEFLTILKADDVLKYIPAIILTTSNNHRDVMECYKIGIAGYVLKPLKYEDYVDRIKKLLDYWSTNELISQ
- a CDS encoding PAS domain S-box protein, whose protein sequence is MENSQFHFDSETFNRFFPFYVLLDQNLLIQDRGRSLIKILPDLKSNDYFLYSFAITKPFLEELNSDNFYKITNQLVIIKSLRNEILLRGQFEKYGNGYLFLGSNWLTSDKNFEEKKLSLYDFAQHDASLDLFDLMYNRDKSDAALQKSLTIIHHEENELKVDNKEIDDRELFPTQNQDLLIRIDFEGHLLKMNPATQNLKRLTYHGINYEIKDFFKFIVHKIDKTKKRWMFEAESNGKCYSFVCKSMQEQYYVKIYGRDITEQKRNHEELNKLSMVAKTNKNGILFTYPDGKIFWCNDAYLKLTGYEKDEIIGKTPLEVGSDPLSDKEEIRRMISAFYDGNAFEVEILHARKNGSTFWSKTVGQPILDPSKKVIQYFAMIEDISEVKQKEEQLLLLSSIADKNISAVIICDKSGKIEWINSSFTKMTGYSKEELIGQSPGHLLQGEATNPDTITYLKNQIKQGLPFTCEILNYTKFKEKYWVRVQGQALHNKHGEVIKYFAIEENISQEKEFNQQLIDSENRLTSLITNLQSGILLEDEDRKVLIANKRFCDLFDFKGEPEEMIGFDSKMATEENKYFFKRPDEFIERVEEILRNKKNVFSEEIELADGRVYERSFITISKGNKNDGHLWSFEDITIKKKYKESLEAEKEKYRNIIANMNMGLLEVDKDDIIQLANQCFCDMSGFSLIDLLGNKASEILLHPEDKKLVTFKNKERINGKSDSYEVASINKKGETRHWLISGAPNYNVNGEVIGSIGIHLDITKQKNLELQKEELLKKLEKQNEQLNDYAQIVSHDLKSPLQSIHSLVTWIKEDSDKEFNAQTVKYLNMIEDKVEKMDHLIEGILTYSKVDDIEMITESINLNLEISKIIDIIHIPKNIQVLVKNELPTIKAERFRMQQLFLNIISNAVNYIDKPLGIIEISWEEEKKHYVFAIKDNGPGIALKNQEKIFKMFQSFSSNKRSTGIGLSIVKKIVKNYNGKIWIESELTKGTTFFIKLPK
- a CDS encoding MBL fold metallo-hydrolase; translation: MKKNTLSLIVMASVFVSILSINSCNSILEVSKIETNRAFNTRTNNKVQFSIIETGTAKTQKAFAFKGGSLFENLKIAHISVWVKHPNGDFLFDTGLGDSINIQFDKGMSFFHKLMFKYKKGQSVKEQLLLNGLNNNSIRTIILSHLHWDHASGINDFPNSDIYTTEEELKFAQSNKSFSPAFIKSQYNNKSTKWKFLNFEKNKYEFFEESCDFFGDGSVIFVKLPGHTLGSIGMFINGQKRYFFTGDVTWAIEGFKRPSSKNRIPSKLVDYDKNKLDTTIIKIHTLMKLDTNLVVIPAHDFEIQKTLKHFPEFQY
- a CDS encoding sensor histidine kinase translates to MSKLFKTFLIFIKKIGYVLVLLENKNLSNMYKPEVPKNEAFRFEALSSYNILDTLPEEEYDSLTKIAAQICDAPIALVTLIDQNRQWFKSHHGLDVTETPRDFAFCAHAINTPNELFIIPDASKDQRFHDNPLSINAPNVIFYAGAPLNTKDGYSLGTLCVIDSKPREGLTYSQQESLKALANQVISLFELHKKNKFLEDLNDEIMKKNIRLSQFAHRLSHDLKVPIRGVNSLLIFIKEDYNTLIKNTEIEAWIDLIYSRNEYMDFLINGILEYTKVSNDQIHFEDFNVESIIQYIVDNGALYVPTYIHYRNCNTIIRHSKIGFVQIIQNLLSNTVKHTDKQECNVWISLTENETSCFFVYEDDGPGIPEEYWEKVFELFETVSSKYEKNAGIGLSTIKAIIDRVGGTIYLKNREANKKGACFCFTLPKEYNC